The following nucleotide sequence is from Acidobacteriota bacterium.
CGGGAGAGTCTAGGCATGCTCGTAGCTCTCAGTGAATCCACTTGCAGCATTATACGCTGGCTATCAGGTGCGTGCGTTTGTTGGGTGGCGTGCTCGCGGCGCTCTACTCCGCGTCCAGGAATAGGATGGCCGTATCGCCGCCGAGAATGCTTCGTCCGTACGTGCTCCGGTTTCTGCCCAACGGTACAGAGCCTGGTCCCACTTGAAGAGGTCTTCGAGTGAGGCGTAGATCCCTCCGGCTCCTACGAGCCAATTGCCCCAATGATCATCGGACTCCTGCCATCCACCACCATCCTCGATCGGAGCGTAGCCAATAGCCCGATTCGGGATTCGCTTGCTCGGTAGGTCGCGTACCGCTGCCGTAGTCATTCCGAGCGGTGTAAAGATCTCCGCTTCGAGGAACTGCGCGAATGTCGTTCCGGAGACCCGTTCTACGATTAGAGCAAGCGCCTCATATCCGGGATTGCAGTACTCAAAGCGATCGCCCGGTGTGAAGACCGGTTCACCCCACGCCTCGTAAACCGAGAAGGCTTCGGCGTTCTGAAGGGGAGCCTGGCGTCCGTCCGCCGTGGCCATTCCCTCGAGAGGGCTACCGTTACCGTAGTAGTCGGGGAGACTGGACGTGTGGTTCAGCAGGTGCCGGACCGTGATGCCCGGGAAGCGTCTGAGCTCAGGCACCCACTCCGTGACGGGAGAGTCAAACGTCAAGGCACTCTGTTCCTCGAGAATCACGATGGCCATTGCCGTGAACGCCTTCGAGACCGACCCGAGACGAACCGGAGTCGAAGGGCTCATCATCGACCCATCATCAAGGTCGGCGACGCCGTATCCCGCGGAATGCACGACGGCTCCGTCACGTACGACCATGACCGATGCGCCCGGGGAATCATCCGCGGCAAAGTGCGCGAACATCGAGTCTACCTGTGGGTTGCCGGCGACCGGCTCTGCTCCGCCCCCTCCTCCACACGAGACGAGAGACAAGATCACGGCCGCCAAACACCAACGCATCGCGAGTCCAGGTGTGGACGATCGAGTTGTCGAATAGTGTGGCATAGAACTCCCCGGATGGTTCAACGCCATATTTCCCTATTAGTC
It contains:
- a CDS encoding beta-lactamase family protein, translating into MRWCLAAVILSLVSCGGGGGAEPVAGNPQVDSMFAHFAADDSPGASVMVVRDGAVVHSAGYGVADLDDGSMMSPSTPVRLGSVSKAFTAMAIVILEEQSALTFDSPVTEWVPELRRFPGITVRHLLNHTSSLPDYYGNGSPLEGMATADGRQAPLQNAEAFSVYEAWGEPVFTPGDRFEYCNPGYEALALIVERVSGTTFAQFLEAEIFTPLGMTTAAVRDLPSKRIPNRAIGYAPIEDGGGWQESDDHWGNWLVGAGGIYASLEDLFKWDQALYRWAETGARTDEAFSAAIRPSYSWTRSRAPRARHPTNART